The stretch of DNA GACTTTGTAGTCGTGGCCGTATTTGTGGAGCACGTCCCAGGTCTTGGTGCGTTCCTGCCAGCGGCGCCGGTTGTCCTTCCACACGCCCTCGTAGAGGCAGTTGTGGAAGTAGAAGAACTCGAGGTTCTTGAACTCGGTGGTGGCGGCGCTGAACAGCTCTTCGCACAGCTTGATGAAGGGATCCATCGAGCCACCGACATCGAGGAACAGCAGCAGCTTCACCGCATTGTGCCGTTCGGGGCGCATGTGGATATCCAGCCAGCCCTGCTTGGCCGTACCCTCGATCGTTGCGTCCAGATCGAGTTCGTCAGCCGCACCTTCGCGAGCGAAGCGGCGCAGACGGCGCAACGCCATCTTGATGTTGCGAGTGCCAAGCTCCTTGGTGTTGTCGAGGTTCTTGAACTCGCGTTTGTCCCACACCTTCAGCGCGCGCTTGTGCTTGCTCTCGCCGCCAATGCGCACGCCTTCGGGGTTATAACCCGAATTGCCAAAGGGCGAGGTGCCGCCTGTTCCGATCCACTTGTTGCCGCCCTGGTGACGCTTTTCCTGCTCTTCGAGCCGCTGCTTGAGCGTCTCCATGATCTCGTCCCACGAGCCGAGCGACTTGATTGCCTCCATCTCCTCTTCGGTGAGGAATTTCTCGGCCACGGCCTTGAGCCAGTCTTCGGGAATGTCGACCGGGTTCTGCCCGTAATCGGACATTATCCCTTTGAAGACCTTGGAAAAGACCTGGTCGAACCGATCGATCAGCCCTTCGTCCTTAACGAATGTGGCGCGCGACAGGTAATAAAACGCCTCGGGCGTCTGCTCGATGACGTCTTTGTCCAGGGCTTCGAGCAAGGTGAGATGCTCTTTGAAGCTTGCGGGGATTCCTGCTGCGCGCAGCTCGTCTACGAAGTTGAAAAACATCCTGCTGGTCTAGCGCGATTGGCGGCGCAGGCGAAGCGAAAAACGGGGCATTCCCTTAACTCGGCGCTAACCATTCCCGTTTATCTGGCAAGTGAAAGAACGACGGGGGTCATTCCACCAATGGAACTCAAAACTATCGACGCGAACGGCGCGGCGAACATCAGCCTCATTCCGGAAAGCTGCGGCAAGGTGACCGTAGGCTGCACCGATGTTGCGGGCATCGTCCAAGGTGTGATCGATTCGTTCGGTCACCTGCGCTCGGAATATGTCGAACTGCAGGGCACGGTCCATGCGCTCGATGACGACCAGCGCAAGGTGCTGGAAGCCAGCGACGAAGCGCGGCTCCTTTCGGAACGTGCCATCGACCGCTTGGCGCAGGGTTCCGAACTAATCGGCAACTCGCTCGGCCAGATCGGCAACTTGCTCGGACTGGTCGAAACGCTGACCCAGCATGTGACCGGCTTTGCCGCTGCGATGGACCAAGTCCGCCGCAGCTCGCAGGAAATCGAGCAGCTCGCCGAGACCACCAATATCCTCGCACTCAACGCCACGATCGAAGCGATGCGGGCAGGGGAGCAGGGGCGTACCTTCGCGGTCGTCGCCAATGAGGTGAAGACCCTCGCCAGCGAGACGCGCAAGGCGACGGAAGAAATCGGGCGGACCATCGATATGCTCGGGTCCGAAGCAGAACAGGTCATCGAGAAGATCCAGGTTGGTGCCACCGCCAGCGCCGAGGCCAAGAGCTCGGTCTCTGCGATCGAGCACACGCTCCAGGGCGTCACCGAACTGATCAACGAAGTCGATCAGCAGCAGGACCAGATCGCGCGCAACACGGCGACCATATCCGATCATGTTCATCGGGTTCAGGACGTGCTGCGCGACTTCGACGGTGCGGTCAGCGAGAATGAGAACAAGCTGGCGACGGCCCATGATCGTATGGAAGACCTCGAGCTGACCGCGAGCGACATGTTCGACAAGCTCGTCAAGGCCGGCCTATCACCGCAGGACAGCATGATGGTCGAACGCGCGATCGAGCACTGCAACAACCTCGCGCGCATCGCGGAAGAAGCAATTGCCGCGGGCGAGCTCACCATGGAGCAGCTGTTCGACCAGAACTATCGACAGGTCCCGGGCACCAACCCGCCGCTCTACCGCACTACGCTGAGCGACTGGGCCGACCGACGCTGGCGTCCGGTTATCGACTCCGTCGTTGCGGAGGGTGCGCCGATCAAGATGTGCTCGCCGGCCGACATGAACGGCTTCCTGCCGACGCATGTCAGCGCGCATTCGCGCAAACCGACGGGAGATCTCGCGCACGATACGAAGTACTGCCGCAACGGCCGGATCATCCTCGAAGGCGTGGATCTTGTCTCGAAGAACAGCAAGGACGCCTACACCATGGCGGTCTATCGCCAGGAAGGCGACGGCAAGAACTACATCGTAGTCCGCAACGTCTATGTGCCGCTGTTCATCAACGGTCGCCGCTGGGGTGATTCCGAGCTGGCTTACTCGTTCGACTGAGCCAGACACCGAACACAAAAAGGGGCGCGCTCCATGATCGGAACGCGCCCTTTTTTTCGTCAGGATTTGGGGCTCAGTTCTGGCGGCGTGCCATGAAGGCCAGACGTTCGAACATCATCACGTCCTGTTCGTTCTTGAGCAGCGCACCGTGCAGCGGCGGGATCGCCGCGGTCGGGTTCTGCGACTGCAGCACGTCGAGCGGCATGTCCTCATTGAGCAATAGCTTCAGCCAGTCGAGCAGCTCGCTGGTCGAAGGCTTTTTCTTGAGGCCCGGCACGTCGCGAATCTCGTAGAAAATTTCCATTGCCTTGGTGACCAGGTTCTTCTGGATGCCGGGGAAGTGAACCTCGACGATGTCGCGCATCGTGTCGCGGTCGGGGAACTTGATGTAGTGGAAGAAGCAGCGGCGCAGGAACGCGTCGGGCAGTTCCTTCTCGTTGTTCGAGGTGATCACGACGATCGGCCGCTCCTTGGCCTCGATCCGCGTATGCGTTTCGTAGACGTCGAAGCTCATGCGATCGAGTTCCTGCAAGAGGTCGTTCGGGAACTCGATGTCAGCCTTGTCGATCTCGTCGATCAGCAGGACGGGGAGCTCGGGGGAAGTGAAGGCTTCCCACAGCTTGCCCTTCTTGATGTAGTTCGAGATGTCGTGAACGCGCTCGTCGCCAAGCTGGCCGTCGCGAAGACGAGCAACGGCGTCGTATTCGTAGAGGCCCTGCTGCGCCTTGGTGGTCGACTTGACGTTCCACTCGATCAGCGGAGCGCCAATTGCCTTCGAAATTTCGTGCGCGAGTACTGTCTTGCCGGTACCCGGCTCGCCTTTGACCAATAGCGGTCGACGGAGCGTGACAGCGGCGTTGACCGCGACTTTGAGATCGTCTGTGGCGATATAAGATTTCGTGCCTTCGAAACGAGTCGGTTCGCTCATCGGTTTTCCCTTGCAACTTTACGTAAGCGTTAGGGGCACCGCGCGCGAAGGGCAAGAGGGCGCCGCAACCGCGATGACAAACCGCGCAACAAGGAAATACCATGCCCACCGAGACACTTTCGATCCCCACCGGTCGGGGCCACGTGCTTGCAGGTTCGCTGGAAATGCCGACGGGTCTGGTTCGTGGTGCGGCGCTGTTTGCGCATTGTTTTACCTGCACCAAGCAATCCCGTGCAGCGATTGAAGTTTCGCGCGCGCTGGCGCGAGCTGGGATTGCGGCCTTGCGGTTCGACTTCACCGGTCTCGGCGCGAGCGAGGGTGAGTTCGGACGGGCGGGCTTCGCGGTCGATGTGTCCGATCTCATCGATGCCGCAAACGCGCTATGCGATCGCTTTGGAGACGGAATTCTGCTGGTCGGTCACAGTCTCGGTGGTGCGGCCGTACTCTCGGCGGCAGGGATACTCCCGAAGGGCCGGATTGCCGCGGTTGCCACTATCGGCGCCCCTGCCGATGTTCCGCATGTCCTGCTGAACATTAAGGGGGACCTCGCGGCAATCGAACGCGATGGTGAAGGCGAAGTGACGATCGGCGGTCGCCCGTTCAAGATCGGCCGGGATTTCCTGCAACAAACCCGCGACGTTGACCTGGTCGATCAGGTTGCCGCCCTCCGGCTGCCCTTGCTTATCTGCCATTCTCCAACCGATCAGATCGTCGGCATCGAACATGCCTCGAAACTCTACGGCGCAGCGCGCCATCCCAAGAGCTTCTTGAGTCTTGTCGGCGCCGATCACCTGTTACTCGACGATTCCGATGCACGCTTTGCGGCGCGTATAATCGAAGTTTGGGCAGAACGGTATATGCCGCTGAAGGCCGACTGGCCAATGCCCGAAGATGGCGTTGTAATCCGTACCGGTCACGGAAAGTTCGGAACCGAGGTTCACACCTCAACTCACCGCTTCGTTGCCGACGAGCCGCTCAGCGTAGGCGGCGACGATAGCGGGCCGACACCCTACGACCTGCTCAATGCCGCGCTTGGTACCTGCACTGCCATGACCATGAAGATGTACGCTGACCGCAAGGGCTGGGCGCTAGAGGGCGTGACCGTCGAAGTCCGCCACGAGCGCGAACACGAAAGCCACGACGACCATGCCATGGCCATGGCCGCAGGTGAACGTCTCCAGGCACTCTACCGCACGATTACCATCCGGGGCGGCACCCTCGACGATGAGCAACGCGCAAAGCTGATAGAAATCGCCGACAAGTGCCCGGTACACAGGACGCTAGAAGGCGAATTGCACATCCATACCGGCCTGGCCACGGGTTAGGCGTCGATCATTTCCCGATCGATGTCACCCGCGTTGTTCTGGATGAAGTTGAAACGGTGTTCGGGATTGCGGCCCATCAGCTCGTCGACCAGGCGGGCCACTCCCGCTCGCTGCTCGAATTCCTGTGGCAGGGTAATGCGAATAAGGCTGCGGGTCGCCGGGTTCATGGTCGTCTCGCGCAGCTGCGACGGGTTCATTTCCCCGAGTCCCTTGAATCGGGCAACCTCGACCTTCTTGCCCTTGAACACCGTTTCTTCCAACTCCTTGCGGTGGATGTCGTCTCGAGCGTAGCGACTCTCCTTACCAGCGGTGAGGCGATAGAGCGGCGGTTGGGCGAGGTAGAGGTGCCCATTGCGCACGATCTCGGGCATCTCCTGGAAGAAGAACGTCATCAAGAGCGTCGCGATATGCGCGCCGTCGACGTCCGCGTCGGTCATGATGATGATGCGATCGTAGCGCAGGTTCTCCGGATCGCAGTCCTTGCGCGTACCGCAGCCCATCGCGAGCGTCAGGTCGGCGATCTCCGAGTTGGCGCGGATCTTATCAGCCGTGGCGCTGGCGACATTGAGGATCTTGCCTCGGATCGGCAGGATCGCCTGCGTCTTACGGTTGCGCGCCAGCTTGGCGCTGCCGCCTGCTGAATCGCCCTCGACGATGAAGAGTTCGGTCTCTCCTTCGCCTTCACCCGAACAATCGGTGAGCTTGCCGGGCAGGCGCAGCTTCTTGGCGTTGGTCGCGGTCTTGCGCTTGACCTCTCGTTCGGCCTTGCGGCGCAACCGCTCGTCCATCCGCTCCATCACCTGGCCGAGCAGCGCCTTGCCGCGATCCATGTTGTCGGTGAGGAAGTGGTCGAAGTGATCGCGCACCGCGTTCTCGACCAGGCGTGCGGCTTCGGGCGATGTCAGGCGATCCTTGGTCTGGCTCTGGAATTGCGGATCGCGGATGAAGACGCTGAGCATGACGTCGGCGCCGGTCATCACATCGTCGGCACTGATGTCTTTGGCCTTCTTCGTACCTGTCAGCTCACCAAAGGCGCGCAGGCTCTTGGTCAAGGCAGCGCGCAAACCCTGTTCGTGGGTGCCGCCATCGGGTGTCGGGACGGTGTTGCAGTACCAACTCGTCGAACCGTCCGAGTAGAGTGGCCAGGCGATCGCCCACTCGACGCGCCCCTGCGGCATGTCGTTGAGATCGGGGAAGTCCTGCGAGCCGGTGAAGGGCTGGGCGGTGACACATTCGCGCCCACCGATAATCTCCGAAAGATGGTCTGCTAGCCCGCCGGGGAACTTGAACACTGCATCCTGCGGTACGTCCTCGCTGGCCAGGGCAGGCGCGCATTTCCAGCGAATCTCAACTCCGGCAAAAAGGTATGCCTTCGAACGGGCAAGCTTGAACAACCGCTTTGGGCTGAACGCGCGATCTCCGAAAATCTCGGTATCGGGCACGAAGCTGACGGTCGTGCCGCGCCGATTGGGAGTAGGGCCAAGGTCCTGCAACTTGCCGGTGGGATGCCCCTTGGAGAACTC from Erythrobacter mangrovi encodes:
- a CDS encoding vWA domain-containing protein, producing the protein MFFNFVDELRAAGIPASFKEHLTLLEALDKDVIEQTPEAFYYLSRATFVKDEGLIDRFDQVFSKVFKGIMSDYGQNPVDIPEDWLKAVAEKFLTEEEMEAIKSLGSWDEIMETLKQRLEEQEKRHQGGNKWIGTGGTSPFGNSGYNPEGVRIGGESKHKRALKVWDKREFKNLDNTKELGTRNIKMALRRLRRFAREGAADELDLDATIEGTAKQGWLDIHMRPERHNAVKLLLFLDVGGSMDPFIKLCEELFSAATTEFKNLEFFYFHNCLYEGVWKDNRRRWQERTKTWDVLHKYGHDYKVIFVGDAAMSPYEITHPGGSVEHMNEEAGAVWMQRVVNTYPATVWLNPVPEKQWSYSQSTKVMKQIVNDRMYPLTLDGLDDAMRELSRKQG
- a CDS encoding methyl-accepting chemotaxis protein, producing MELKTIDANGAANISLIPESCGKVTVGCTDVAGIVQGVIDSFGHLRSEYVELQGTVHALDDDQRKVLEASDEARLLSERAIDRLAQGSELIGNSLGQIGNLLGLVETLTQHVTGFAAAMDQVRRSSQEIEQLAETTNILALNATIEAMRAGEQGRTFAVVANEVKTLASETRKATEEIGRTIDMLGSEAEQVIEKIQVGATASAEAKSSVSAIEHTLQGVTELINEVDQQQDQIARNTATISDHVHRVQDVLRDFDGAVSENENKLATAHDRMEDLELTASDMFDKLVKAGLSPQDSMMVERAIEHCNNLARIAEEAIAAGELTMEQLFDQNYRQVPGTNPPLYRTTLSDWADRRWRPVIDSVVAEGAPIKMCSPADMNGFLPTHVSAHSRKPTGDLAHDTKYCRNGRIILEGVDLVSKNSKDAYTMAVYRQEGDGKNYIVVRNVYVPLFINGRRWGDSELAYSFD
- a CDS encoding AAA family ATPase; translation: MSEPTRFEGTKSYIATDDLKVAVNAAVTLRRPLLVKGEPGTGKTVLAHEISKAIGAPLIEWNVKSTTKAQQGLYEYDAVARLRDGQLGDERVHDISNYIKKGKLWEAFTSPELPVLLIDEIDKADIEFPNDLLQELDRMSFDVYETHTRIEAKERPIVVITSNNEKELPDAFLRRCFFHYIKFPDRDTMRDIVEVHFPGIQKNLVTKAMEIFYEIRDVPGLKKKPSTSELLDWLKLLLNEDMPLDVLQSQNPTAAIPPLHGALLKNEQDVMMFERLAFMARRQN
- a CDS encoding bifunctional alpha/beta hydrolase/OsmC family protein, whose product is MPTETLSIPTGRGHVLAGSLEMPTGLVRGAALFAHCFTCTKQSRAAIEVSRALARAGIAALRFDFTGLGASEGEFGRAGFAVDVSDLIDAANALCDRFGDGILLVGHSLGGAAVLSAAGILPKGRIAAVATIGAPADVPHVLLNIKGDLAAIERDGEGEVTIGGRPFKIGRDFLQQTRDVDLVDQVAALRLPLLICHSPTDQIVGIEHASKLYGAARHPKSFLSLVGADHLLLDDSDARFAARIIEVWAERYMPLKADWPMPEDGVVIRTGHGKFGTEVHTSTHRFVADEPLSVGGDDSGPTPYDLLNAALGTCTAMTMKMYADRKGWALEGVTVEVRHEREHESHDDHAMAMAAGERLQALYRTITIRGGTLDDEQRAKLIEIADKCPVHRTLEGELHIHTGLATG
- the parE gene encoding DNA topoisomerase IV subunit B gives rise to the protein MSDDLFDNTPASSGDYDASSIEVLEGLEPVRRRPGMYIGGTDDRALHHLVAEVLDNAMDEAVAGHASRIEVRLDEGNHVTITDNGRGMPVAEHPKYPGKSTLEVILTMLHSGGKFSGKAYATSGGLHGVGVSVVNALSSHTRVEVARDRQLYAQEFSKGHPTGKLQDLGPTPNRRGTTVSFVPDTEIFGDRAFSPKRLFKLARSKAYLFAGVEIRWKCAPALASEDVPQDAVFKFPGGLADHLSEIIGGRECVTAQPFTGSQDFPDLNDMPQGRVEWAIAWPLYSDGSTSWYCNTVPTPDGGTHEQGLRAALTKSLRAFGELTGTKKAKDISADDVMTGADVMLSVFIRDPQFQSQTKDRLTSPEAARLVENAVRDHFDHFLTDNMDRGKALLGQVMERMDERLRRKAEREVKRKTATNAKKLRLPGKLTDCSGEGEGETELFIVEGDSAGGSAKLARNRKTQAILPIRGKILNVASATADKIRANSEIADLTLAMGCGTRKDCDPENLRYDRIIIMTDADVDGAHIATLLMTFFFQEMPEIVRNGHLYLAQPPLYRLTAGKESRYARDDIHRKELEETVFKGKKVEVARFKGLGEMNPSQLRETTMNPATRSLIRITLPQEFEQRAGVARLVDELMGRNPEHRFNFIQNNAGDIDREMIDA